A DNA window from Etheostoma spectabile isolate EspeVRDwgs_2016 chromosome 22, UIUC_Espe_1.0, whole genome shotgun sequence contains the following coding sequences:
- the topbp1 gene encoding DNA topoisomerase 2-binding protein 1 isoform X1, with product MSKGDRDGFIVKFVECNAKGQNKEYAVKAYEAILELQSDKYLKTVDEDAVLQMDQKDKSLFVFSSFTTPAFLHCKKLGCRVVSPLVVLYCLQQQHCVPKAETPIYNMAMADITISCTSLDKATRTEVMDLVQLMGGRVYLDLNVSVTHLIAGEVGSKKYLVAASLSKPILLPTWVKACWEKSQDSLFRYTDLPIEDYLCPVLRGCTVCVTGLSSTERKEVQRLCDQHGANYTGQLKMNECTHLIVSEPTGQKYECAKKWNVYCVSLHWLFDSIEKGFCQDETRYTVERNASKTTRPHTSTPTGTNRKEEGPSLLGLSHISVNASMTVNDTALTNATVSRLEAPDPIETLDLTVCPADDILDGCKLYLCGLPGKKLEKLRRLVNSAGGLRFNQPSEELTHVVMGELDQDLKSFLCKAIHRPHVVTVQWLLDSFSKGSQLPEAGYLHPDCLPPTLAAVLVPARHTPTSRHSDGPPTASPSTPRQTRAEEDLLSQYMDDDPTVVDMDQPAEGNSRKSISTSSEPCAPNYSRGPEPDSTLQEASEAGLFFGKCFLFVGFGNEAEAQLSLLVTENGGRVLMGRTRVVADYAVVPLLGCSVEATVDEVVTDTWLAMCVEKESVLQLSSNPLFTPVSVMDGRFPLKDCVLSVSQFTGAERESLVELAKHLGANVQDYFVRLANQKKMMLASTHLVLQSPEGTKYQAAKKWGFPAVTMRWILESARTGQRAEEGRFLVDLPPSPERDDESFVGGSQKPIMPPPARMSPEIPLLGLQSGKAVTPLDLGRFQSKVFHSVFDEMKPKQAISTPKQNQEGGRRNPLQKEASLQLDTPSRFLSRDQLFRPSFNVKDVLGDLETPGGRTKPGERIETPLTEVVNRTLQVALANSSRSTTSDMQAISASPQFTKTTEKEVSEREAGPLTGIVICVGKKLSKMQGELNAIAASLGADFRWACDDTVTHYIYQGRVGDNTREYRGVKERGLHVVSQYWLQACAEEQRHVPESLYPFTYNPKMSLNLSQVPNSSQKSPPFTRTQLKDIYEANDNKCDHVATEEATSRHGSGDKEVMNETTDRTDISETLEMRENLQRQLQEIMSATKLTTGRRASVRLSRMGSGGADSGPHTPDGSRFGRCGSRRTLEALRVTREAAMDINTEPSQSEQIVWDDPTAREERAKLADNLQWPGSPSQHSETVAPPPPPTAENGSQFRDSMTDSELVEMAACDVIDRHMGQRGTTAPTVERGNDILTPNAPSIAFPITNPPVVPEPQEEREEEKQPPRFQLSSLSPQERIDYSHLIEELGGVVLDRQSFDPSCSHIIIGTPLRNEKYLAAMAAGKWILHRSYLEACRSVGRFIQEDEYEWGSSSILDALPSITSQQRRLALAAMRWRKTLHGCSEQGGAFSGWTVMLNIDQSRESGFRRLLQSGNAKVAAESLPVLVQGDHSPVCRLCSAEAWRLQGQCVRCYLPRSHMLEARVHRRLPHAGANPADRAVLPD from the exons ATGTCCAAAGGAGACAGAGACGGCTTCATTGTGAAGTTTGTGGAATGTAACGCTAAAGGACAAAATAAAGAGTATGCTGTCAAGGCTTATGAG GCCATTTTGGAGCTGCAGTCTGACAAGTACTTGAAGACCGTCGATGAAGATGCAGTTTTACAGATGGACCAGAAAGACAAGTCTCTGTTTGTCTTCAGCAGCTTCACTACCCCAGCCTTTCTGCACTGCAAAAAG CTTGGCTGCCGAGTGGTGAGTCCACTGGTAGTGTTGTACTGCCTGCAACAGCAGCATTGTGTCCCCAAAGCAGAGACGCCCATCTATAACATGGCCATGGCTGACATCACTATTTCCTGCACCAGTCTGGATAAAGCCACCCGG ACAGAGGTGATGGATCTGGTGCAACTTATGGGTGGACGGGTCTATCTTGACTTAAATGTATCTGTCACACACCTAATAGCAGGAGAAGTGGGCAGCAAAAAATACCTGGTAGCTGCCAGCCTGAGTAAACCCATCCTGCTGCCTACATGGGTCAAAGCATGTTGGGAGAAATCTCAGGACAG TCTTTTCAGATATACTGATCTACCCATTGAGGATTATTTGTGCCCTGTGCTGCGTGGCTGCACTGTTTGTGTGACAGGCCTCTCCAGCACAGAACGTAAAGAGGTGCAGCGACTCTGTGATCAGCATGGAGCCAATTACACTGGTCAGCTCAAAATGAATGAGTGTACACACCTCATTGTTAGTGAGCCAACAG gTCAGAAGTACGAGTGTGCAAAGAAGTGGAATGTGTATTGCGTGTCTCTGCACTGGCTGTTTGACAGCATAGAAAAGGGCTTTTGTCAAGACGAGACCAGGTACACTGTGGAGCGTAACGCATCAAAGACCACTCGACCACACACTTCCACTCCCACTGGCACCAACAGGAAGGAGG AGGGACCATCTCTGTTGGGCTTAAGCCACATTTCTGTCAATGCTAGCATGACAGTTAATGACACAGCCCTCACCAACGCCACCGTCAGCCGCCTGGAAGCCCCAGACCCCATAGAGACTCTTGATCTCACCGTCTGCCCAGCTGATGATATACTGGATGGTTGTAAG CTGTATCTGTGTGGCCTGCCAGGGAAGAAACTGGAGAAGCTGCGGCGTCTTGTGAACTCTGCAGGAGGTCTGCGCTTCAACCAGCCCAGTGAGGAACTCACACATGTGGTCATGGGAGAGCTGGACCAGGACCTCAAGAGTTTTCTGTGCAAAGCAATACATAG ACCCCATGTAGTAACAGTGCAGTGGCTGCTGGACAGTTTCAGCAAAGGCAGTCAACTACCAGAAGCAGGTTACCTCCACCCTGACTGTCTGCCCCCAACTCTGGCTGCTGTACTTGTGCCTGCTCGTCACACTCCCACCTCTCGGCATTCAGACGGTCCCCCCACAGCCAGTCCCAGCACTCCTAGGCAAACAAGAGCCGAGGAAGATCTGCTCTCTCAGTACATGGATGATGACCCTACAGTAG TGGACATGGACCAACCAGCAGAGGGCAACAGCAGGAAGTCCATCAGTACATCTTCTGAGCCTTGTGCACCAAACTACTCCAGAGGACCAGAGCCAGACTCAACCCTGCAGGAAGCCAGTGAGGCAGGCCTATTTTTTGGgaaatgtttcctttttgtgGGCTTTGGCAATGAGGCAGAAGCCCAGCTGTCTCTGCTGGTGACAGAAAATGGAGGCAGGGTGCTGATGGGCCGTACACGTGTTGTGGCAGACTATGCAGTGGTCCCACTTTTGGGCTGTTCAGTGGAGGCCACAGTTGACGAGGTGGTCACTGATACCTGGCTG GCCATGTGTGTGGAAAAGGAGTCTGTTTTGCAGCTGTCCTCCAACCCTTTGTTCACACCTGTTTCTGTGATGGACGGACGTTTTCCTCTCAAAGATTGCGTTCTCTCTGTCAGCCAGTTCACCGGAGCGGAGAGGGAGTCTTTGGTGGAGCTGGCCAAGCACCTTGGAGCCAA TGTCCAGGATTATTTTGTGCGCCTGGCAAACCAGAAGAAAATGATGCTGGCCAGCACTCATCTGGTGCTGCAGAGCCCTGAAGGCACAAAATACCAGGCAGCAAAGAAATGGGGGTTTCCAGCTGTCACCATGCGCTGGATACTAGAGTCTGCTCGGACCGGCCAGAGGGCAGAAGAGGGGCGTTTTCTAGTTGACCTGCCGCCCTCCCCAG aGAGGGATGATGAGAGTTTTGTTGGTGGTTCCCAGAAGCCTATCATGCCTCCACCAGCACGTATGTCTCCAGAGATCCCTTTGCTGGGTCTCCAGAGCGGTAAGGCCGTTACCCCGCTGGATTTGGGTCGCTTCCAGAGCAAAGTGTTTCACTCCGTGTTTGATGAAATGAAACCCAAACAAGCCATCAGCACCCCCAAACAAAACCAGGAGGGTGGCAGAAGGAATCCCCTTCAGAAGGAAGCCTCCCTGCAGCTGGACACTCCCTCTCGTTTCCTCAGCAGAGACCAGCTGTTCAGGCCCTCCTTCAATGTCAAG GATGTACTAGGAGATTTGGAGACCCCCGGTGGAAGAACTAAACCAGGAGAGAGGATTGAGACTCCACTGACTGAAGTCGTCAACAGGACTCTGCAGGTGGCTCTCGCCAACAGCTCCCGAAGTACCACCTCAGATATGCAAGCCATCTCTGCTAGCCCCCAATTTACCAAGACAACTGAGAAGGAG GTCTCAGAAAGAGAAGCTGGCCCTCTGACTGGTATTGTGATCTGTGTGGGAAAGAAACTGAGCAAAATGCAGGGTGAACTCAATGCCATTGCTGCCTCGCTTGGAGCAGACTTCAG GTGGGCTTGTGACGATACAGTGACACACTACATCTATCAGGGCCGTGTGGGGGACAACACCCGGGAATACAGAGGAGTGAAGGAGAGAGGACTGCATGTTGTCTCCCAGTACTGGCTGCAGGCT TGTGCTGAGGAGCAGAGACATGTCCCAGAGTCTCTGTATCCTTTCACCTATAACCCCAAGATGAGCCTAAACCTCAGCCAGGTGCCCAACAGCTCTCAGAAGTCTCCTCCTTTTACACGAACTCAACTCAAAGACATCTATGAGGCAAATGATAACAAG TGTGATCACGTTGCCACGGAAGAAGCCACATCACGTCATGGAAGCGGAGATAAAGAAGTGATGAATGAAACTACAGATAGAACTG ATATTTCAGAGACTCTAGAAATGAGAGAGAACCTGCAAAGACAACTCCAGGAGATCATGTCAGCCACCAAGCTGACGACAGGGAGGCGTGCCTCAGTCAGACTTAGCAGGATGGGATCAGGAGGGGCCGACTCGGGCCCCCACACACCTGATGGGAGTCGGTTTGGACGCTGCGGGAGCAGACGTACTCTGGAAGCTCTGAG GGTTACCAGAGAAGCAGCTATGGACATAAACACAGAGCCATCTCAGAGTGAACAGATAGTTTGGGATGACCCTACAGCCAGGGAGGAGAGGGCCAAGCTGGCTGATAATTTACAGTGGCCTGGTAGTCCCTCACAACACTCTGAGACCGttgcacctcctcctcctcccactgCAGAAAACGGCTCTCAGTTCAGGGACTCCATGACAGACTCTGAGCTGGTGGAGATGG CTGCTTGTGACGTCATCGACCGGCACATGGGCCAGAGAGGCACAACGGCTCCAACAGTGGAGCGAGGAAATGACATCCTCACTCCTAACGCCCCCAGCATCGCCTTCCCTATCACCAACCCCCCAGTAGTACCGGAGCCACAGG aggaGCGTGAGGAAGAAAAGCAGCCACCCAGATTTCAGCTGTCCTCCCTCAGCCCTCAGGAACGCATTGATTACAGTCACCTAATAGAGGAGCTTG GCGGTGTAGTCCTGGACAGGCAGTCTTTCGACCCCAGCTGCTCGCACATCATCATAGGAACTCCTCTGCGGAACGAGAAGTATCTGGCAGCAATGGCAGCGGGCAAGTGGATCCTGCACCGCTCGTACCTGGAGGCCTGCCGCTCTGTGGGTCGCTTCATCCAG GAGGATGAGTATGAGTGGGGCAGTAGCTCCATTCTGGATGCGTTGCCCTCCATCACCTCCCAGCAGAGGAGACTGGCGTTAGCTGCCATGCGCTGGAGAAAAACCC